A window of Macrotis lagotis isolate mMagLag1 chromosome 1, bilby.v1.9.chrom.fasta, whole genome shotgun sequence genomic DNA:
attagccaatcttagAAGTGTGAGGCTTGATAAGATCATTAAGAAGAACAGTAAAATACATTAAAGGGTTTCTATATTTCCTGTAGCCTGACCAGTCCTACTGCTTCAGACAAGGTCCTTTCATCAGTGACTGAGACGTTAACCCAATACCCCTTTGATTTCCGAGGGGCTCGGATTCTGACTGGCCAGGATGAGGGAGTCTTTGGCTGGGTCACTGCCAATTATCTCTTGGAGAATTTCATCAAGGTGGGTTTTGCTGTTTGCCCACCTTTTCTGAGGCTGCTATTTTCACATACCCTCTTGCCACCAAGTGAACAATGTCCCATTTGTCCCAGGATATACAGGGACAAAGTGGTCCACCCCCCCGACCTTCATTGCCAACTGGTAGGACCTTAACCCATCTCTCTATTTCTATACCCTATATTTACTGGCCCCTGACCATAACCGTAGGTCAGCTGCCAATTGGGAACTCAAAAACATTttcaggtttgtttttgtttttgcaaggtagtgggattaagtggcttgcccaaggccacactgctaagtagttattaagtgtctgaggccggatttgaactcaggtactcctgattccggggcagatgctctatccgctgtgccacctagatgctccacTCAAAAGCATCTTTGACTGTTGGGACTTCCCATGGGTATATAGGCTGCTAGATCCTTTGGTGGCATCTGGTCCTATCACTGAATTCCTTGTTCATTTCATAAGAAACTCATCCCCCTAAGACATCAGTGCTTCTTTCATGATTCGGGTCTGGAAACCCTTTGGGGGAGGAGGGTTGTAGACCAGAGAGATTAATGTCTTTGATATATAAAAAGTGGTTAATAAACACattaaattgtttctcttttctccttctcctcctccaccttctccctctctcttcaccCTTCCTTGCAGTATAACTGGGTAGGAGAGTGGTTCCAACCAAAGCAGGGGACAGTGGGGGCCATGGACTTAGGTGGGGCATCCACACAGATCACCTTTGAGACAACCAGACGGATTGAGGACTCTGCAAATGAGGTCAAGTTGCAGCTCTATGGCCAGAGTTACAGAGTCTACACCCACAGCTTCCTGTGCTATGGTAGAGATCAAATCCTTAAGAGGTTGCTGGCTGGTGTGCTTCAGGTATGGGTAGCCCAATTTATGGGAAGGTTCCCTTAACACCTCCATTCCTCGCCTAAGTCCTCTCCTCATTCCACCTGCTATTTCCTTTGCTACCTACTGTCTATTTTGCCAACAAAGGGCCTCTTTTCAAGAATGCTATTCTTTTAACTGCCAGATCCTGGTAACCATTTCTTATTTAGGTGGGTCTGCTAGTTCTTGTCTTCCTGTCTCCCTGCCTCTGTTACCCTGTCAGCTGAAGATAATGACTTCTGCAATCTTCCCTTATTCTCCAGAGTCCTTACTAAGTAGATTAGAGAAGGTGCAATCTTTGTTCTCTTGAAATTCATAGAATGGTTGGGGAGGTAAGAGCCATTTGTCCATTCCTTTCTCATCATTGCTACCATTTATTTTacggtttgcaaagtgctttacaacaaccctgggaagtataTATTATTAATGTCCCCActtgagagatgaggaaactgaggcaggatgtatttaaatgacttgttcagagtcatgTAGCTGGAATCTGAGGCTTGGTTGGATTcagactcaggtctttctgattctaggaaCATCATTCTATCTATTTCTTCTCACTATGTCATTTAAGAGACATCAAAATAGGGCAGGGTATGGTGAGTGTTATAAAAACTCAGAGATAGGAAAGGTTAATTGGGGAAAAGCAGTAAGAGAAGACTTCATgaacaagataatatttgaacAGATACTTAAATGAATTGGTGGATAGAATGTAGATGAGCAGTGGAGAGGGGAACAAGTGgggaaaatgtattaaaaaaagaatgaaacgcAGAAGCACATCTAATATTTATAGGGGTTAGTGATGATATGACctagctgaatggaggatggatgtGGGGAAATGGTAGGATTAGAGCAGTCATTTTAGAAATGTGGAGATCTTGAATGCCAAGTAGAGAAATTTAAACTTGATCCTACAGTCAGTGAGGACTTAATAGAAGCTTTTCAGTAGGGAGAAGACATGATAAAAAATATAGGTTGGAGAGTGATTAATCAGGTAGATGTTTCTTCTGGGACCAGGCAGGCTAAGCTTAGGAACACTGGTGGCCTACTAGTGGAGAGAATGGAGTCTGGATACCTAATGGTAGAAGGCAATTCTGAACCTGATTCCTTTGTATCTCCCCTATTCCAGAGACATAGCACACACCCGTGCTGGCCTAGAGGCTATTCAACAAAAATTCTCCTGAAGGATGTCTACACATCACCTTGTACTTCAGCCCAGAGATTTCAGGACTATAATGAAAATACCGAGGTGACCCTTTCTGGAAGTGGTGATCCTGTCCTCTGCCATCAGCTTGTGTCAGATCTTTTCAACTTCTCATCTTGCTCTTTCTCCCAATGTTCCTTCAATGACATTTTCCAGCCTCCTGTGACTGGGAACTTCATTGTGAGTCTTGGGGTATCAGTTCACTTTGGGGCATGGGATAGGACCATTAGGAGTCCAGTATTCATTTTACAGCTCAATCCCATCTTTCCCACAGGGTTAAGCCTGTGGTTTACCCTTCTTGACTTTATCCTAGATATTGACTCCTCTACCCGTGCCATTTTTGATACTCCATGGGAACGAACAAATAGCCCTTAATTCAGATCAGACATTAGGTAACCCTTTAGCTAAGGGAATGAAATCTGCCCCCATAGAGATAGCTCTGAAGGTGACTGATCCAAAATGAATGAGGATGGTATATAGGATAATCTCAGAGGCTAGGGACATAGTGAACCTGGACATTGTAGCTAAGGGTCACTGAAAGTATAGGAGTCAGAAATCTAGGAACTGGAAGTGGATGGATATAAGAATTGAGGGCAGAAGGATGAGGATCAATTGTATGCTTGCCAGAAATATGCAACCTTATCCTTATCCCTGAATCCTTTCCTGGCCTTAGGCCTTCTCTGCTTTCTACTACACTGTGGACTTCCTTCAGAATGTGATGAAGCTGCCTGTGACCTCTCCAGGGGAGTTGGGGTCTTCAGCCAAGGTTTTGTGCCGTGAGACATGGCTAAAGGTAAAGCCTCTTCTATATCTGCACAGAGGGCCCAAGATGTATGTAGATCTTCTAGCCACAGACCGGGTATTGGCAACATATCCCTGTAAATCATTCCCATTTCTGTCAATCATTTCAACTTCCCAATCCAATTTTGTCTAGAATCGAATTCCCACCAATGGGAAACATATTCCTGATATTTTGATGCATCATCCTGCTCCCAGCCCTTTATCACATTCACATGAGAGCCAACAAGAAGTTCTTAGTTCAGCCCAGATACTAGAAAACCCTCAATTGAAGGAATGGAATCCCCCTGTAAGATGAAGCTCAGAAGACGAAATGAAGGATCATTCTCTTACTGGATGACTCTCAGAGTTTCCCTGATTGCTTCATCTTTTCTCAGTTAG
This region includes:
- the ENTPD2 gene encoding ectonucleoside triphosphate diphosphohydrolase 2 — encoded protein: MAGKVLAVLLPLLLCVAGLAGLLLLCISTRDVREPPAFKYGIVLDAGSSHTSMFIYKWPADKENDTGIVSQHSMCDVQGGGISSYAEAPHEAGKSLEHCLNQAMKDVPKERHSVTPLYLGATAGMRLLNLTSPTASDKVLSSVTETLTQYPFDFRGARILTGQDEGVFGWVTANYLLENFIKYNWVGEWFQPKQGTVGAMDLGGASTQITFETTRRIEDSANEVKLQLYGQSYRVYTHSFLCYGRDQILKRLLAGVLQRHSTHPCWPRGYSTKILLKDVYTSPCTSAQRFQDYNENTEVTLSGSGDPVLCHQLVSDLFNFSSCSFSQCSFNDIFQPPVTGNFIAFSAFYYTVDFLQNVMKLPVTSPGELGSSAKVLCRETWLKLLERAPSRQSRLADYCAGATFVYQLLVQGYKFDDHTFPSIAFQKKAGDTSIGWALGYMLNLTNMIPPDQQSFFKGTDYGSWVVLILFFIIVTLVALIMFFCFAHSSKSQSAI